The nucleotide window ATTTATTCCAAATGGCTTCTCGCCAAATGATGATGGTAAGAACGATACTTATGTGATTTTGGGAGTGGAAAAATACCAGGTAACATTTAGTGTGTACAACCGTTGGGGAAGTCGGGTATACTTTAATAAGGATTATAAAAATGACTGGAACGGATTTGCCAACCAGGGTAACCTAAGCGGGCAACGTTTGCCAGATGGAACTTACTATTATGTCATTGACTTGAACAATGGTCAAAAGCCATCGGCTGCTTATTTGATTTTACAACGATAGAATATACCAACCTCACCCCTTGCTTTGTGAGGGTTGAGGTTATCCAAACATAAAACTTAACAATACATTAAAAACGAACAGGCAAACTATGATGCACATTAAAAAATATGGTTTATTAAGCCTTTTGGTATTTTGGGGGCTTAGCCTGCTGTCGGTGCAGAAAGGACAGGCACAACAAGACGTACAATTTACCCAGTACATGTTTAATGGGTTGGCAATTAACCCGGCGTATGCAGGTAGTCGCGATGTATTCAGTGTTACGGGGTTGTTTCGTAAACAATGGACAGGTATTGAAGGAGCCCCGGTTACCCAAACGCTTTCTGGGCATTTGCCCCTTATCAAAGATCGCATTGGCTTGGGTTTGACCCTGGTCAATGACAAAATAGGCATTACCAATAATTTCTCAATGATTGGTTCTTATGCTTTCCGAATTAGGTTTAACACTGGAGTATTGGCCATGGGTATTCAGGCGGCCATTACCCAGTTCAGGGCTAATTTTACTGATGTACGCTTTTCGGTAGACCCTACGAGTACCGATCCGGCGTTTGACCAGAACATCAATAAGACCTTGCCCAATTTTGGTACTGGTTTGTATTATTATACAGACAGGTTTTATGCGGGATTGTCTGTTCCTCAATTGATCAATTGGGACCTGGCGGACGGCAATATTTCTAATGCCCGTCAATCGAGGCACGTGTTTATTACAGCAGGCTATGTGTTTGATGTATCGCCTACAGTGAAAATACGTCCTTCGCTGCTTGCCAAATATG belongs to Microscilla marina ATCC 23134 and includes:
- a CDS encoding T9SS type B sorting domain-containing protein, which gives rise to MLTGNVLLNDVDVNTNTLKISMVGSLLTNRRGVVILEADGGFTYTPPEDFVGIDTLAYQVCDDAYISKCDSALLIVNVTECGQIFIPNGFSPNDDGKNDTYVILGVEKYQVTFSVYNRWGSRVYFNKDYKNDWNGFANQGNLSGQRLPDGTYYYVIDLNNGQKPSAAYLILQR
- a CDS encoding PorP/SprF family type IX secretion system membrane protein translates to MMHIKKYGLLSLLVFWGLSLLSVQKGQAQQDVQFTQYMFNGLAINPAYAGSRDVFSVTGLFRKQWTGIEGAPVTQTLSGHLPLIKDRIGLGLTLVNDKIGITNNFSMIGSYAFRIRFNTGVLAMGIQAAITQFRANFTDVRFSVDPTSTDPAFDQNINKTLPNFGTGLYYYTDRFYAGLSVPQLINWDLADGNISNARQSRHVFITAGYVFDVSPTVKIRPSLLAKYVSGAPFSIDINANVWLFDRFAVGGSYRIGDAVNLLAEARISNISR